The following proteins are encoded in a genomic region of Spirosoma sp. SC4-14:
- a CDS encoding M14 family zinc carboxypeptidase, with the protein MISTAAQAQDSAHRLYDAHETYKEKNFTFRRFKHKDIVPLINALDQKLFTVSRVGESLEKRAIYQVKAGTGPNKVLLWSQMHGDEATATMALFDIFNFLKAKNDGFDNLRQSILTNNTLYFVPMLNPDGAERFQRRTATEIDMNRDALRLQTPEGALLKSLQQTLQPLVGFNLHDQNPRYSVGKTGKQAVVSFLATAYDEDRNINDVRERSMQLIVGMNRVLQQFVPGQVARYDDEFEPRAFGDNIQKWGTTLILIESGGYKGDVEKMAIRRLNFVAILTALQAIADKSYQQEDTTQYQAIPENGRPLFDVLVRNATIHQEGRDIMIDVGINHTEKNITNATDFRYKGVVDDIGDLSIFSGLEEIDATGLRLIPARVYADTLESVEELKKLDLLALHQQGIVAFRIRQKPQAHFLDTPVHILYDGDLPAQPLETDQIPTFLLVKGDQIIYWFVNGFWTNGSAETSKRANGIAE; encoded by the coding sequence ATGATTTCGACCGCTGCTCAGGCTCAGGATAGCGCACACCGTTTGTATGATGCGCACGAAACCTACAAAGAAAAAAACTTCACGTTTCGACGGTTTAAGCATAAAGATATTGTTCCGTTGATTAATGCCTTAGACCAGAAATTATTTACGGTCAGTCGGGTAGGAGAGTCGCTGGAGAAGCGTGCCATCTATCAGGTAAAGGCAGGTACAGGCCCCAACAAGGTGCTGCTCTGGTCGCAGATGCACGGCGATGAAGCCACGGCCACCATGGCCCTGTTCGATATTTTCAATTTTCTGAAAGCCAAAAACGATGGCTTCGATAACCTGCGTCAGTCGATTCTGACTAACAATACGCTGTATTTTGTTCCAATGCTGAATCCTGATGGTGCAGAACGGTTTCAGCGTCGAACGGCAACTGAGATCGATATGAATCGGGATGCACTACGGCTGCAAACACCCGAAGGCGCGTTGCTGAAATCGCTTCAGCAGACCCTGCAACCATTGGTTGGCTTCAATCTGCACGATCAGAACCCTCGCTACAGCGTCGGGAAAACGGGCAAGCAGGCAGTGGTGTCGTTTCTGGCTACGGCCTACGACGAAGACCGGAACATAAATGACGTGCGCGAACGGTCGATGCAACTCATTGTGGGTATGAATCGGGTTCTGCAACAGTTTGTGCCGGGGCAGGTAGCCCGCTACGATGATGAGTTTGAACCACGCGCCTTTGGCGACAATATTCAGAAATGGGGCACAACGCTCATATTGATCGAATCGGGGGGTTACAAAGGCGATGTTGAAAAAATGGCGATCCGGCGGCTGAATTTTGTTGCTATTCTAACGGCGCTTCAGGCGATCGCCGATAAATCGTATCAGCAGGAAGATACTACACAGTATCAGGCCATTCCGGAAAACGGTCGCCCCTTGTTTGATGTGCTGGTTCGGAATGCAACAATCCACCAGGAAGGGCGAGATATTATGATTGATGTTGGTATCAATCATACCGAGAAAAATATTACGAATGCCACCGATTTTCGATATAAAGGTGTTGTCGACGATATTGGCGACCTGTCGATTTTTTCGGGCCTGGAAGAAATCGACGCTACTGGTTTAAGGCTGATTCCGGCCCGCGTATATGCTGATACACTGGAGTCGGTTGAAGAACTGAAAAAGCTGGATTTATTGGCACTTCATCAGCAGGGGATCGTTGCGTTTCGGATTCGGCAGAAACCACAGGCCCACTTTCTGGATACTCCCGTTCATATTCTCTACGATGGCGATTTACCGGCACAACCCCTCGAAACGGATCAGATTCCAACCTTTTTGTTGGTGAAAGGTGACCAGATCATATATTGGTTCGTTAATGGATTCTGGACAAATGGTTCGGCCGAAACGAGCAAACGGGCAAATGGCATTGCCGAATAA
- the crcB gene encoding fluoride efflux transporter CrcB produces MPSESRQLLVKPAPSLFFRKFAYMKTLLTHPYLLVFAGGGFGSLLRYLTGRLIPATLMGSPFPMAILIVNVVASAILGAVAGWVMVRMAGDEMRLLIGVGFCGGLSTFSSFSYDTVVLLQNGRTGFAFLNIGLNVTCCLLASMGGLLIGQKL; encoded by the coding sequence ATGCCTTCAGAAAGCAGGCAATTGTTGGTTAAACCCGCTCCATCGCTGTTTTTTCGTAAGTTTGCCTATATGAAAACCCTGCTGACCCATCCTTACCTGCTGGTTTTTGCTGGCGGAGGATTCGGAAGTTTGTTGCGTTATCTGACGGGGCGACTGATTCCGGCCACACTCATGGGCTCTCCGTTTCCGATGGCTATTCTGATCGTTAATGTGGTAGCAAGTGCCATTCTTGGCGCTGTGGCTGGTTGGGTAATGGTCCGCATGGCTGGCGATGAAATGCGGCTGTTGATTGGGGTTGGATTTTGTGGTGGCCTCAGTACCTTTTCGAGCTTTAGTTACGATACGGTTGTGTTGTTACAAAATGGTCGAACCGGATTTGCTTTTTTGAATATTGGCTTAAATGTGACTTGTTGCCTCCTGGCTTCGATGGGAGGTTTATTAATCGGACAAAAACTTTAA
- a CDS encoding APC family permease, whose product MAQNQLKKLLGVGFGIAVTIGGTVGTGILRKPGPIAQDIGNPALIIAVWLIVGVYALVGSLSVMELGTMLPKAGAWYVYARRAFGDYAGFIIGISSWLGSVSAMAFGAAVMSEYIGLLSPSLIDYQKVVAIGILVAFVAFHSIGVRLASRAQEVMSVLKAVGLLAFVIVCFVITPDPKSTASVDTVRPLAEGGIWLGMLAALQSVFYTYDGWHTAAYFTEEDVDPSRNLPRSMISGVLLIIGIYILVNLALLYVLPLSALAGSKLPAADAVQVLFGPGSAQVVTFLLMISIMGIINAQIMFNPRVIFAMGRDGLFFPFVTQVNNGGTPLNATVLTASASIILILTNTYSKLSDIATFFFVLCYASSFAALIYLRKTEPELPRPVRAWGYPFSTWTLLIASLAFLLGVVIGDFSSSLYAVAFIAVSYPFYLFIRRAVSN is encoded by the coding sequence ATGGCCCAAAATCAACTCAAAAAACTTTTAGGTGTCGGATTCGGCATAGCCGTTACCATTGGCGGCACCGTTGGCACTGGCATTCTCCGCAAGCCCGGTCCGATCGCTCAGGACATTGGTAATCCTGCATTGATTATTGCCGTTTGGTTAATTGTTGGCGTTTATGCGCTGGTTGGCTCGCTGTCGGTGATGGAGTTAGGAACGATGCTTCCCAAGGCCGGAGCCTGGTATGTGTATGCCCGCCGGGCTTTTGGCGATTATGCTGGTTTTATCATTGGCATCAGTAGCTGGTTGGGCAGCGTGTCGGCAATGGCCTTTGGGGCTGCGGTCATGAGCGAATACATCGGTCTGTTATCACCCTCGCTGATCGATTATCAGAAAGTGGTGGCTATTGGGATACTGGTTGCCTTTGTCGCGTTTCACTCCATCGGCGTTCGGCTGGCCAGCCGGGCCCAGGAAGTGATGAGCGTATTGAAAGCAGTGGGCTTGCTGGCTTTCGTTATTGTTTGTTTTGTTATTACGCCCGACCCAAAGTCGACTGCTTCCGTCGATACGGTTCGGCCGCTGGCCGAAGGCGGTATCTGGCTGGGAATGCTGGCGGCCTTACAATCGGTTTTCTATACGTATGATGGCTGGCATACAGCCGCTTATTTTACCGAAGAAGACGTTGACCCAAGCCGCAATCTACCCCGCTCCATGATTAGTGGGGTTCTGCTGATTATCGGTATCTATATATTAGTAAACCTGGCCTTGCTCTACGTTTTGCCCCTTTCAGCGCTGGCCGGTTCGAAGTTACCCGCAGCCGATGCGGTTCAGGTATTGTTTGGACCAGGGAGTGCGCAGGTTGTTACCTTTTTGCTGATGATTTCAATTATGGGGATCATCAATGCCCAGATCATGTTTAACCCACGGGTTATTTTTGCGATGGGCCGCGATGGGCTGTTTTTCCCTTTCGTTACGCAGGTCAACAATGGCGGAACGCCCTTAAATGCTACTGTATTAACCGCATCGGCCTCCATTATCCTGATCCTGACGAATACCTATAGCAAGTTATCGGATATTGCAACGTTCTTTTTCGTGCTGTGCTATGCGTCGAGCTTTGCCGCACTGATTTACCTTCGAAAAACCGAACCCGAACTTCCGCGTCCGGTTCGGGCATGGGGCTATCCGTTTTCGACCTGGACACTGCTAATCGCTTCGCTGGCCTTTCTGCTGGGCGTTGTCATCGGCGATTTTTCGAGCAGCCTCTACGCCGTGGCATTCATTGCTGTCAGTTACCCATTTTATCTGTTCATTCGGCGGGCGGTTTCCAATTAG
- a CDS encoding D-alanyl-D-alanine carboxypeptidase translates to MNTLKKSALFIILAGLQFGCSPARRLSHDLHTKPVYIDHFTGVALYDPVRQRSLIQHNADKPFTPASNTKLFSFYAGTLTLPDSLPAFRYTIKGDSLIVWGTGNPLLLHPDLPDTTLLAFLRNRSEQLFFSAANYAGPRFGSGWAWDDYNDDYSPELAPLPIYGNVVRYINGTVSPQRFADSVLIGIGSANGLRRAEFSNQFVRSTGDRPLRQDVPFRWSAGLAAQLLSDTLHRPVTVLNKPLPAEARLVRGTPTDSLYKRMLWVSDNQFAEQVLFMISAERNSSQLEPLLELKRTFDGLHFPASSAKWVDGSGLSRYNLFTPNVLIALLTKIAARVPQQRLFKLLPAAGQSGTLRTLSAADKPYIFAKSGSMSGVYNLSGYVLTKRNKVLYFSIMHNNFTQPVSEMRKRTADLLKQIHEQF, encoded by the coding sequence ATGAATACCCTGAAAAAAAGCGCTCTGTTTATTATATTGGCCGGATTGCAGTTTGGTTGTTCACCCGCCCGGCGTCTTAGTCATGACTTACATACAAAACCGGTTTACATCGACCATTTTACCGGTGTTGCTTTATACGATCCGGTTCGTCAACGGTCGTTGATTCAGCACAATGCCGACAAGCCATTTACGCCTGCATCCAACACTAAACTGTTTAGTTTTTATGCTGGTACCCTAACTCTACCCGATTCGCTGCCCGCGTTTCGCTATACCATTAAAGGCGATTCGCTGATTGTCTGGGGCACGGGAAACCCGCTGTTGCTTCATCCCGATTTGCCCGACACAACCCTCCTCGCTTTTTTACGAAATCGCTCCGAACAATTATTTTTCTCAGCAGCAAATTATGCTGGCCCACGATTTGGTTCGGGCTGGGCCTGGGACGACTACAACGACGACTATTCGCCCGAACTGGCTCCACTACCCATTTATGGAAATGTAGTTCGGTACATAAACGGAACCGTCAGTCCACAACGCTTTGCCGATAGTGTTCTCATCGGAATCGGTTCTGCAAATGGATTACGACGGGCCGAATTCAGCAATCAGTTTGTTCGGTCGACTGGCGACCGGCCTCTTCGGCAGGATGTGCCGTTTCGGTGGTCGGCGGGGTTAGCGGCTCAGCTTTTATCCGACACACTTCATCGACCGGTGACGGTGCTGAATAAGCCGTTACCAGCAGAGGCCCGGCTGGTTCGGGGAACACCCACCGATTCGCTCTATAAACGGATGCTTTGGGTGAGCGACAATCAATTTGCCGAGCAAGTACTGTTTATGATTTCGGCCGAGCGAAACAGCAGCCAGTTAGAACCCTTGCTTGAACTGAAACGCACGTTCGATGGGCTGCATTTTCCGGCTTCGTCGGCCAAATGGGTCGATGGGTCGGGCCTGTCGCGCTATAATCTGTTTACGCCCAATGTACTGATTGCGTTGTTAACTAAAATTGCTGCCCGAGTGCCTCAGCAACGGTTGTTTAAGCTACTGCCTGCGGCTGGGCAATCGGGTACGTTACGGACGCTATCGGCCGCCGATAAACCCTATATTTTCGCAAAATCGGGGTCAATGAGTGGCGTATATAATCTAAGCGGTTATGTACTCACGAAGCGGAACAAGGTGCTGTATTTTAGTATTATGCACAATAACTTCACTCAGCCAGTTAGCGAAATGCGCAAACGTACGGCCGATCTGTTAAAGCAGATTCATGAGCAGTTTTAA
- a CDS encoding T9SS type A sorting domain-containing protein gives MCLGKVPAWSLVVGLALISTSGVAQKPTTASPVYGEFVRKIRSDLVAPKTICYGSGRDAFTSVAPPEAFLKARQNPNARKAATATINVTYSGFTPEAQAAFQYAVDIWATYISTPVPINIQASWTTQSRGILGSAGPAEVRYGSDGAQKAQGIYPIALAEKIARRELNTPGQPDIVAQFNRNNNWYYGTDGITPAGQYDLVSVVLHEIGHGLGFIGYFDTDGTLGNYAAGLPSVYDHFIENAQSQNLVTSAETYPDGSNQLYQQLTGGNIFLNGPVLQQQTGQKIKLYAPPTFNRGSSVYHVDEATYPAGTINSLMSPQFGSSEAIHTPGPLVLSFFADMEWKTTSVLHTPLVSSEEIKDVVFMVRVISDTTLTPGSVKLRYRKSLPTATDNTFTEVPLTLVAGSSADYTYTMPANLAQGDIWYYVLAQDASGRTFTNPGKSTTAQQLLYRVQFGPDTTPPTVAFAPEKNFIFTTTDSLPVYARISDDRSIASVRSNINTAYIDYQINGAAQPTIPLRLTLTGPNGKLYDSLYTNRITFPANSLKAGDKISYRIVVQDSSKARNQTISPKTGLYDVTVVALKPTVDRYSNTFNDASAASDFVGYRFMIDKPANFTDPAIQSEHPYQNGSDYKYESNAQYVLLSPVRVKANPDSATIFFDEIVLVEPGDVTSTFSSDNFYDYVIVEGSKDGGKTWLPVRDGYDSNDQPDWLIAYNRNLVAGTTAGDKNSTTIGIPSYYKQRSMSLLENGNFKAGDEVLIRFRLFSDQLAHGWGWAVDNLRIQLPPLSPVLGNEPIRSGTFSVFPNPISTGLLQIEADLVRPVAEANLSISSATGQIIQQQTLKVSGKKLNEQLDLRQLPTGLYFLRLKADDSVLMQKVIIAR, from the coding sequence ATGTGTTTAGGGAAAGTTCCGGCGTGGAGCCTGGTTGTGGGTCTGGCCTTGATCAGCACTTCAGGTGTAGCACAAAAACCAACTACAGCTTCGCCGGTCTATGGGGAATTTGTTCGAAAAATAAGGTCTGATTTAGTTGCTCCTAAAACCATTTGTTATGGTAGCGGCCGGGATGCCTTCACAAGCGTTGCTCCGCCCGAAGCCTTTCTGAAAGCCCGCCAGAACCCCAATGCCCGCAAAGCCGCAACGGCTACTATCAACGTTACATATTCTGGCTTTACACCCGAAGCCCAGGCTGCTTTTCAATATGCGGTCGATATTTGGGCAACTTATATCAGTACGCCCGTTCCAATTAATATTCAGGCTAGCTGGACAACCCAAAGCCGGGGAATTCTTGGTTCGGCAGGTCCCGCCGAAGTGCGATATGGTTCTGATGGCGCTCAGAAAGCTCAGGGTATCTATCCGATTGCACTGGCTGAAAAAATCGCTCGTCGGGAGCTAAACACGCCTGGCCAGCCCGATATAGTGGCTCAATTTAACCGAAACAATAACTGGTATTATGGAACCGATGGCATAACCCCCGCCGGGCAATATGACCTTGTTTCGGTTGTTCTCCACGAAATTGGGCACGGTTTAGGATTTATTGGGTATTTCGATACCGACGGAACGCTTGGTAACTACGCAGCCGGACTACCGTCGGTCTATGATCATTTCATCGAAAATGCACAGAGCCAGAATCTGGTAACATCGGCAGAAACCTACCCGGACGGGTCTAATCAATTATATCAACAACTGACGGGGGGCAATATTTTTTTAAATGGGCCTGTGCTCCAGCAGCAAACCGGGCAGAAAATTAAGCTATATGCTCCTCCAACCTTCAACCGTGGTTCCAGTGTGTACCATGTCGATGAGGCTACCTATCCGGCAGGTACTATTAATTCATTGATGTCGCCCCAATTCGGTTCGTCTGAAGCGATTCATACTCCCGGACCGCTGGTGCTGAGCTTTTTTGCCGATATGGAGTGGAAAACAACATCGGTACTGCATACACCACTCGTCAGTAGCGAAGAGATAAAGGATGTTGTGTTTATGGTTCGGGTAATCAGTGATACCACGCTGACACCGGGTTCGGTGAAACTACGCTACCGAAAAAGCCTTCCGACCGCTACCGATAATACATTTACGGAAGTGCCGCTGACGCTGGTTGCCGGAAGTTCAGCAGACTATACTTACACAATGCCTGCCAATCTGGCGCAGGGCGATATCTGGTATTATGTTCTGGCACAGGATGCGTCGGGCCGAACGTTTACCAATCCCGGCAAATCGACAACGGCTCAGCAGTTATTATACCGTGTACAATTTGGGCCCGACACAACGCCACCAACCGTAGCGTTTGCGCCAGAAAAAAACTTTATATTCACCACTACCGACAGTTTACCGGTTTATGCCCGAATATCCGATGATCGGAGTATTGCTTCGGTTCGGTCAAACATCAATACCGCTTATATCGACTATCAGATCAATGGAGCTGCCCAGCCAACCATACCGCTGCGGCTTACGCTGACGGGACCGAACGGAAAGTTGTACGATAGCCTTTATACAAACCGAATTACGTTCCCGGCCAATTCGCTCAAAGCAGGTGATAAAATCAGTTATCGGATTGTGGTTCAGGATTCTTCGAAAGCCCGGAACCAGACCATTAGCCCCAAAACCGGCTTGTATGACGTAACGGTAGTGGCCCTGAAGCCGACGGTGGATCGCTACAGCAATACGTTCAACGATGCATCGGCGGCCAGCGATTTTGTTGGCTATCGGTTCATGATCGACAAGCCCGCCAATTTTACAGATCCGGCTATTCAGTCTGAGCATCCGTATCAGAACGGGAGCGATTATAAGTATGAAAGCAATGCGCAGTATGTGTTGCTATCGCCCGTACGCGTAAAAGCCAACCCCGACAGTGCTACCATATTCTTCGACGAAATTGTATTGGTTGAACCCGGCGACGTAACGAGCACGTTTAGCAGTGATAATTTCTATGATTACGTAATAGTTGAAGGCTCAAAAGACGGTGGTAAAACCTGGCTGCCGGTTCGGGATGGCTACGACTCAAACGACCAGCCCGACTGGCTGATTGCCTACAATCGGAATCTGGTTGCCGGAACAACAGCGGGCGACAAAAACTCGACCACAATCGGCATTCCTTCATATTACAAACAACGGTCGATGTCGTTGCTGGAAAACGGTAACTTCAAAGCAGGGGATGAAGTATTGATTCGGTTTCGGTTGTTTTCTGACCAATTAGCGCACGGTTGGGGCTGGGCCGTCGATAACCTGCGCATTCAATTGCCGCCGTTGTCGCCCGTGCTGGGCAATGAACCCATACGTTCAGGCACGTTTTCGGTTTTCCCAAACCCGATTAGTACCGGACTACTTCAGATAGAAGCTGATCTGGTTAGGCCAGTGGCCGAGGCTAATCTGTCAATTTCGAGCGCTACCGGACAAATAATACAGCAGCAAACGCTAAAAGTAAGTGGCAAAAAGCTGAATGAACAGCTCGACCTGAGACAATTGCCTACGGGCTTATACTTTCTGCGGCTTAAAGCCGACGATTCTGTGCTAATGCAGAAGGTCATAATTGCCCGTTAG
- the msrB gene encoding peptide-methionine (R)-S-oxide reductase MsrB has translation MIQKVIKTDEEWRTILTPEQYRVARGKGTERPFTGEYCEAHDPGVYACVCCGTELFESKTKFESGTGWPSFTEPIEEERTRLEKDYSYGMFRVEVLCNVCDAHLGHVFNDGPPPTGLRYCLNSVSLVLKREADNV, from the coding sequence ATGATTCAGAAAGTTATTAAAACCGACGAAGAGTGGCGTACCATATTAACGCCGGAGCAATATAGGGTGGCTCGCGGGAAGGGAACCGAACGGCCATTTACGGGCGAATACTGCGAAGCGCACGATCCGGGCGTTTATGCCTGTGTGTGTTGTGGTACAGAATTGTTTGAATCGAAAACCAAATTTGAATCAGGAACCGGATGGCCAAGTTTTACGGAACCTATTGAGGAAGAACGAACTCGGCTTGAAAAAGACTATAGTTATGGGATGTTTCGGGTAGAAGTGCTCTGCAACGTTTGCGATGCCCATCTGGGGCATGTATTTAATGATGGACCCCCACCAACGGGCCTGCGCTATTGTCTCAATTCGGTGTCGTTAGTGCTGAAACGGGAAGCCGATAACGTATAG
- a CDS encoding RecQ family ATP-dependent DNA helicase, whose translation MQEEIVKTVLERRDTLVLMPTGGGKSICFQVPALAMKGVCIVVTPLIALMKDQVEQLRKRGIPAAAIYSGMHYREIDSTLDNCIYGNTKFLYVSPERLRTEIVIERAKQMVVCLLAVDEAHCISAWGYDFRPPYLQIAEFRELIAETPIIALTASATPDVQTDIQDKLALRQPEVFRQTFARPNLSYSAVLEESKENRLLRALQNVPGSGIVYVRSRKQTQQVAHWLARQGIAADFYHAGLTTQQRSHKQDEWIQDRIRVMVATNAFGMGIDKPDVRVVVHLDVPDSLEAYYQEAGRAGRDGQKAYAVMLYTHGDLEHLRYRTEQLYPPVEMLRRVYQALANYTAVPVGGGHYESYDFDLNAFANTFNLHPQETHYALKQLQLEGLIELSENYFHPSRLLVTLDNRQLYEFQVMNPRFDPFLKLILRMYGGEVFTDFVTISESALARTFLVNQSEVVTLLEQLHQRNVIVYEKQKDKPQLTFLTPRFDAPTLPINVQELTRRKEQALRKVQAAIIYSEHPTQCRTRLLQAYFGEKPGEACGICDNCIKKKKQQEIVSSTMRERVREFVALANGPGISPKQLAHHFSQTDTDSLAQVVKLMLAEEEIRYTKNGNLTLNL comes from the coding sequence ATGCAGGAAGAGATCGTCAAGACGGTACTGGAGCGTCGGGATACATTGGTTTTGATGCCTACCGGGGGCGGCAAGTCCATCTGTTTTCAGGTGCCTGCCCTGGCCATGAAAGGGGTTTGCATTGTAGTAACGCCACTAATTGCTCTAATGAAAGATCAGGTAGAGCAGCTCCGCAAGCGCGGCATTCCGGCTGCAGCCATTTACTCGGGAATGCACTATCGCGAAATCGACAGTACGCTCGACAACTGCATTTATGGGAATACCAAATTCCTGTATGTATCACCCGAGCGGCTCCGCACCGAAATTGTTATCGAACGCGCAAAGCAAATGGTGGTTTGCCTGCTGGCGGTTGATGAAGCACATTGCATTTCGGCATGGGGATACGATTTCAGACCACCCTACCTGCAAATTGCGGAATTTCGCGAACTAATTGCCGAAACGCCAATCATTGCCCTTACCGCTTCGGCAACGCCCGATGTTCAGACCGACATTCAGGATAAACTGGCATTGCGGCAACCGGAGGTATTCCGTCAGACATTTGCCCGCCCCAACCTGTCTTATTCGGCCGTACTGGAAGAAAGCAAAGAAAACCGACTTCTGCGCGCTCTTCAGAATGTTCCGGGTTCGGGAATCGTGTATGTTCGTAGCCGGAAACAAACGCAGCAGGTAGCTCATTGGCTCGCCCGCCAGGGAATTGCGGCCGATTTTTATCATGCTGGTTTAACAACTCAGCAACGGTCGCATAAACAGGACGAATGGATTCAGGACCGAATTCGGGTGATGGTAGCAACCAATGCCTTCGGTATGGGTATCGATAAGCCCGATGTGCGGGTAGTTGTACACCTCGATGTACCCGATTCGCTCGAAGCCTACTATCAGGAAGCCGGACGTGCCGGACGTGATGGCCAGAAAGCATACGCCGTGATGCTCTATACCCATGGCGATCTGGAACATTTACGCTACCGCACCGAACAACTCTACCCACCGGTTGAGATGCTGCGCCGGGTCTATCAGGCGTTAGCCAACTACACGGCAGTTCCGGTTGGTGGCGGGCACTACGAGAGCTACGATTTTGACCTGAATGCATTTGCCAATACCTTCAATCTGCACCCTCAGGAGACGCATTATGCCCTGAAACAACTACAACTCGAAGGTCTGATCGAACTAAGCGAGAATTATTTCCACCCATCCCGTCTCCTGGTCACTCTCGATAATCGGCAGCTATATGAGTTTCAGGTTATGAATCCGCGTTTCGATCCGTTTCTAAAATTAATCCTGCGCATGTATGGCGGGGAAGTATTCACCGATTTCGTTACCATTTCGGAGTCGGCCCTGGCCCGAACGTTTCTGGTTAACCAGAGCGAGGTTGTAACTCTACTGGAACAGCTTCACCAGCGCAACGTTATTGTCTACGAAAAACAAAAGGACAAACCACAGCTCACTTTTCTGACGCCCCGGTTCGATGCCCCAACATTGCCAATCAATGTGCAGGAACTAACCCGCCGAAAGGAACAGGCGCTGCGGAAAGTACAGGCGGCCATTATTTATAGCGAACATCCGACCCAATGCCGAACCCGCCTGTTGCAGGCTTATTTTGGTGAAAAACCTGGCGAAGCCTGCGGCATTTGCGATAATTGCATAAAAAAGAAGAAACAGCAGGAGATCGTCTCATCAACCATGCGCGAACGAGTGCGGGAGTTTGTTGCACTAGCCAATGGCCCCGGCATATCGCCCAAACAAC